Proteins encoded in a region of the Sphingomonas sp. HMP9 genome:
- a CDS encoding lactonase family protein: MTSTDTLSDPETTRSLWIGTYAGGDGAGVHPLSMDRRLGAPYPDALNASFGTYSSRFDLHYLVDEQDEGALGVHRRTASDWVRLAHVPVDGGAPCHVAMDRTQSCVATANYTSGSVSLFRLDPASGLPIGRPAVHANSGSGPNAERQQSPHAHWVGFGLDNRFLYVADLGTDEVLAFAVDVERGTIGTSRTAFRAAPGSGPRHLLFHARHPQSAYLACELDSTLAALDVQGSDLKFRTSVSTLPVGWRGANIVAHIDANSAGDRLYVSNRGHDSIAVFALNDGGDPTLLQHVASGGASPRAFMLLEEERRMIVVHERDQRVTMLDILPDGTLAPTDFAVHVPGAAYAFVA, from the coding sequence ATGACCTCGACCGACACCCTGTCCGATCCCGAAACCACACGATCGCTCTGGATCGGCACCTATGCCGGCGGCGATGGCGCGGGCGTCCATCCGCTCAGCATGGACCGCAGGCTCGGCGCGCCGTACCCGGACGCGCTCAACGCATCGTTCGGCACATATTCGTCGCGGTTCGATCTCCATTACCTGGTCGACGAGCAGGATGAGGGCGCGCTCGGCGTGCATCGGCGCACTGCATCCGACTGGGTCCGCCTGGCACATGTCCCGGTCGACGGGGGGGCCCCGTGTCACGTCGCAATGGATCGCACGCAATCCTGCGTCGCGACCGCGAACTATACCAGCGGCAGCGTCTCTCTGTTCAGGCTCGATCCGGCAAGCGGCCTGCCGATCGGCCGACCGGCGGTGCACGCCAATAGCGGCAGCGGCCCCAATGCCGAACGCCAGCAATCGCCGCATGCGCACTGGGTCGGTTTCGGTCTCGACAACCGGTTCCTGTATGTTGCGGATCTTGGTACCGACGAAGTGCTCGCCTTCGCGGTCGATGTGGAACGGGGAACGATCGGCACGTCACGGACAGCGTTCAGGGCCGCGCCCGGATCGGGACCGCGTCACCTGCTGTTCCACGCGCGGCACCCGCAATCGGCCTATCTCGCCTGCGAACTCGACAGCACGCTCGCCGCGCTGGACGTCCAGGGCTCGGATTTGAAGTTTCGGACTTCCGTATCGACCCTTCCTGTAGGCTGGCGCGGCGCGAACATCGTCGCGCATATCGATGCCAACTCTGCGGGCGATCGGCTCTACGTCTCGAACCGCGGCCATGACAGCATCGCGGTCTTCGCGCTGAACGACGGCGGCGACCCGACACTCCTCCAACATGTCGCAAGTGGAGGTGCATCGCCGCGCGCCTTCATGCTTCTCGAAGAGGAGCGCCGGATGATCGTCGTTCACGAACGCGATCAGCGCGTGACGATGCTCGATATCCTGCCGGACGGGACGCTCGCCCCGACCGATTTCGCGGTGCATGTCCCCGGCGCGGCGTATGCCTTCGTCGCTTAG
- a CDS encoding DHA2 family efflux MFS transporter permease subunit has protein sequence MAAPSGAGPAPLVGGSLALTAFALALGTFMQVLDTTIANVSLPTIAGNLGVSSDNSTWIVTAFAVANGVAVPLTGWLMGRFGVVRTFCVSVFLFTIASFLCGIAWDLPSLIGFRILQGAVSGPMIPGSQALLIAIFPVHKRSTALGIWSMTTLVAPIMGPILGGYISDNYHWSWIFLINVPFGMFCAFVCWNKLGKRDTPTRKLPIDQVGLILLVIWVGALQIVLDLGKNDDWFAADRIVIAAVVAAIGFIGWIIWELTDANPAVNLSLFKSRNFTIGTIAFCLGYAVFFANTLLLPLWLQTQLGYTATWAGLVAAPSGAVAVILTPFVARLSGKIDARILATVAFASFGYSYYLRSGYTTGASFYDLMLPLMVQGIAMSAFFLAMLTISLDRIPAERLPSATGISNFARITSGSFAASIITTAWDRRETLHQSRLSEAIGTGSPYQMAQGALTRMGLTDVQAAGAITRQMVAQAYLLASTDLFRVSAWLCLAMVIIVWFTRRASPPQGPISAD, from the coding sequence ATGGCAGCCCCTTCCGGCGCCGGCCCCGCCCCCCTTGTCGGCGGCTCGCTCGCGCTCACCGCGTTCGCGCTCGCGCTAGGCACCTTCATGCAGGTGCTCGACACGACGATCGCCAACGTCTCGCTCCCGACGATCGCCGGCAATCTCGGCGTTTCCAGCGACAACTCGACCTGGATCGTCACCGCGTTTGCGGTCGCCAACGGAGTCGCGGTGCCGTTGACCGGGTGGCTGATGGGCCGGTTCGGCGTGGTGCGGACGTTCTGCGTGTCCGTCTTCCTGTTCACGATCGCGTCGTTCCTGTGCGGGATCGCGTGGGATCTCCCCTCGCTGATCGGCTTCCGGATTCTCCAGGGCGCGGTATCCGGGCCGATGATTCCCGGCAGCCAGGCGCTGCTGATCGCAATCTTCCCTGTCCACAAGCGTTCCACCGCGCTCGGCATCTGGTCGATGACCACTCTGGTCGCGCCGATCATGGGGCCGATCCTGGGCGGCTACATTTCCGACAACTACCATTGGAGCTGGATCTTCCTCATCAACGTGCCGTTCGGGATGTTCTGCGCCTTCGTGTGCTGGAACAAGCTCGGTAAACGCGACACGCCGACGCGAAAGCTGCCGATCGATCAGGTCGGCCTGATCCTGCTGGTGATCTGGGTCGGCGCCCTGCAGATCGTGCTCGATCTCGGCAAGAACGACGACTGGTTCGCCGCCGACCGGATCGTCATTGCCGCCGTCGTCGCGGCGATCGGTTTCATCGGCTGGATCATATGGGAGCTGACCGACGCCAACCCGGCGGTGAACCTGTCGCTGTTCAAGAGCCGCAACTTCACGATCGGGACGATCGCGTTCTGCCTCGGCTATGCGGTGTTCTTCGCCAACACGCTGCTGCTGCCGCTCTGGCTGCAGACCCAGCTCGGCTACACCGCGACCTGGGCCGGGCTGGTCGCCGCACCATCTGGCGCGGTGGCGGTGATCCTGACGCCGTTCGTTGCGCGACTGAGCGGCAAGATCGACGCCCGCATTCTGGCCACCGTGGCGTTCGCGTCGTTCGGCTACTCCTATTACCTCCGCTCGGGCTACACGACGGGGGCGAGCTTCTATGACCTGATGCTGCCGCTGATGGTGCAGGGGATCGCGATGAGCGCGTTCTTCCTCGCGATGCTGACGATCTCGCTCGATCGGATCCCGGCGGAACGGCTGCCCTCGGCAACCGGCATTTCGAACTTCGCGCGCATTACCTCGGGCAGCTTCGCCGCGTCGATCATCACGACGGCATGGGATCGCCGCGAGACGTTGCACCAGAGCCGGTTGTCGGAGGCGATCGGCACCGGTTCGCCGTACCAGATGGCGCAGGGTGCGCTGACGCGGATGGGCCTGACCGACGTGCAGGCCGCAGGCGCGATCACGCGGCAGATGGTCGCGCAGGCGTATCTGCTCGCATCGACCGACCTGTTCCGCGTCTCGGCGTGGCTGTGCCTGGCGATGGTGATCATCGTCTGGTTCACGCGGCGTGCCAGTCCTCCACAAGGGCCGATCTCGGCCGACTGA
- a CDS encoding efflux RND transporter periplasmic adaptor subunit, protein MTDTQTPAPAAAPAGNPRARKRALTILGAVVVIGAIVWAVFHFLLAAPEQETDDAYVAGDVVAITARDPGQVTAIHADNTQVVKAGQPLIDLDAATADVGVASAEADLARAVRATRSDFSKVNETGAAVVQAEAELARARNDLARRRGAAAEGAISGEELSHAADQVKVASATLQLARSQQAQSRNGVVGTTVSNNPAVLAAIAAYRRAAITRSHMHVVAPIDGVVAQRTVQLGQQVSAGMPLMAVVPLDRVWVDANFRETQLRDLRIGQAATVTADMYGDDLVYHGHVVGLGAGSGNAFALLPPQNASGNWIKITQRVPVRIALDKGELRRNPLRVGLSVNAIVDTADKSGTMVGRPAVAAYKGLTTGQGDAAVDAKIRQIIAANR, encoded by the coding sequence ATGACCGATACGCAAACGCCGGCGCCCGCCGCTGCTCCGGCCGGCAATCCGCGCGCACGCAAGCGCGCGCTGACGATCCTCGGCGCGGTCGTCGTGATCGGCGCGATCGTGTGGGCGGTGTTCCACTTCCTGCTCGCCGCGCCCGAACAGGAGACCGACGATGCCTATGTCGCGGGTGACGTGGTGGCGATTACCGCGCGCGATCCTGGGCAGGTGACTGCGATCCATGCCGACAATACGCAGGTCGTGAAGGCGGGGCAGCCGCTGATCGACCTCGATGCGGCGACCGCCGATGTCGGTGTCGCATCGGCCGAAGCGGACCTTGCGCGAGCGGTGCGCGCGACGCGGTCGGACTTTTCGAAGGTCAACGAGACCGGGGCGGCGGTCGTGCAGGCGGAAGCCGAACTGGCGCGCGCGCGGAACGATCTTGCGCGCCGTCGTGGGGCGGCGGCTGAGGGCGCGATCTCGGGCGAGGAACTGAGCCACGCCGCGGATCAGGTGAAGGTGGCCAGCGCGACGCTGCAACTCGCGCGCAGCCAGCAGGCGCAGTCCCGCAACGGCGTTGTCGGCACCACGGTGTCGAACAACCCGGCGGTGCTGGCAGCGATCGCGGCGTATCGTCGCGCGGCGATCACGCGCAGCCATATGCACGTCGTCGCGCCGATCGACGGTGTGGTCGCGCAACGGACCGTGCAGCTCGGGCAGCAGGTGTCGGCGGGGATGCCGCTGATGGCGGTGGTGCCGCTCGACCGGGTGTGGGTCGACGCGAACTTCCGCGAGACCCAGCTGCGCGACCTGCGAATCGGGCAGGCGGCGACGGTGACCGCCGACATGTATGGCGATGACCTGGTGTATCACGGCCATGTCGTCGGGCTGGGCGCGGGCAGCGGCAACGCGTTCGCGCTGCTGCCGCCGCAGAACGCCAGCGGTAACTGGATCAAGATCACCCAGCGCGTGCCGGTGCGCATCGCGCTCGACAAGGGAGAGCTGCGGCGTAATCCATTGCGCGTCGGGCTGTCGGTGAACGCGATCGTCGATACTGCGGACAAGTCAGGGACGATGGTCGGGCGGCCTGCGGTCGCGGCGTATAAGGGGCTGACGACCGGGCAGGGGGATGCCGCGGTCGATGCGAAGATCCGCCAGATCATCGCGGCTAACCGGTGA
- a CDS encoding efflux transporter outer membrane subunit has product MKTGFLLASMTVAGLLAGCAIPASKTVVEPVSTTALGLAPDAAPVIAADWWRSFGDPQLDRLVREAVAGSPSLDAALARVAQAQAVLSTRRADNGPDVTLDAQEQLARLSGRYTIPPPYAGSTRFVGSTAANLSWNLDLFGRQKAAIAGARASVRAASLDVAAARMALSGAVVQTYIDLERAEAQAGIAQRTIATRQNSLRLVNVRIRNNLASKLDAQAATTLLAQARQALLRAQAAQVLAKNALAALAGRGADYPATIGATALRLDAALPLPKTVPADLLARRADIAAAQARIEVAAAGRQVARKAFYPNVNLAALAGFQAVGLGNLFSLDAGTVGVGPALHLPIFDNGRLKADLAGATAALDLATADYNDRVIGAVREAGDAVARIGALDADRQRQREVVRGYAETGRLNAIRVSSGLDSRLDLVDNDVRTLAAEQADADLAADAAQQRVQLVLALGGGYDFQGMTR; this is encoded by the coding sequence ATGAAGACGGGCTTTCTCCTTGCCTCGATGACGGTGGCCGGGCTGCTGGCGGGGTGCGCGATCCCGGCGTCCAAGACCGTCGTGGAGCCGGTATCGACGACCGCGCTGGGGTTGGCGCCGGATGCGGCGCCGGTGATCGCGGCCGACTGGTGGCGGTCGTTCGGCGATCCGCAGCTCGATCGACTGGTGCGCGAGGCGGTGGCGGGCAGTCCGTCGCTCGACGCGGCGCTGGCGCGGGTCGCGCAGGCGCAGGCGGTGCTGTCGACGCGGCGAGCGGACAATGGCCCCGACGTGACGCTCGACGCGCAGGAGCAGCTCGCGCGGCTGAGCGGTCGCTACACGATCCCCCCGCCCTATGCGGGGTCGACGCGGTTCGTTGGATCGACCGCGGCGAACCTCAGCTGGAACCTCGATCTGTTCGGGCGCCAGAAGGCGGCGATCGCGGGCGCGCGGGCGTCGGTGCGCGCGGCCTCGCTCGACGTCGCGGCGGCGCGGATGGCGCTGTCGGGCGCGGTGGTGCAGACCTATATCGATCTCGAACGCGCCGAGGCGCAGGCTGGCATCGCACAGCGGACGATCGCGACGCGCCAGAACTCGCTGCGGCTGGTGAACGTCCGGATCCGCAACAATCTGGCGAGCAAGCTCGACGCGCAGGCCGCGACGACGCTACTGGCGCAGGCGCGCCAGGCGTTGCTGCGCGCGCAGGCGGCGCAGGTGCTCGCGAAGAACGCGCTGGCGGCGCTGGCTGGGCGTGGCGCGGATTATCCGGCGACGATCGGTGCGACCGCGTTGCGGCTCGACGCGGCGTTGCCCTTGCCGAAGACCGTGCCTGCCGACCTGCTCGCGCGGCGCGCCGATATCGCGGCGGCGCAGGCACGGATCGAGGTCGCGGCCGCCGGGCGTCAAGTCGCGCGGAAGGCGTTCTATCCGAACGTCAATCTGGCGGCACTGGCGGGGTTCCAGGCGGTCGGGCTCGGCAATCTGTTTTCGCTGGATGCGGGCACGGTCGGCGTCGGGCCGGCGCTCCACTTGCCGATCTTCGACAATGGCCGGTTGAAGGCGGATCTTGCAGGCGCGACCGCCGCGCTCGATCTGGCGACCGCGGACTATAACGACCGGGTGATCGGCGCGGTGCGCGAGGCGGGCGACGCGGTTGCGCGGATCGGGGCGCTCGACGCGGACAGGCAGCGACAACGCGAGGTGGTGCGCGGCTATGCCGAGACCGGGCGGCTGAACGCGATCCGCGTGTCGAGTGGCCTCGATAGCCGGCTCGATCTCGTCGACAATGACGTCCGCACGCTGGCCGCCGAACAGGCCGATGCCGACCTCGCTGCCGATGCCGCGCAACAGCGCGTGCAGCTCGTGCTGGCGCTGGGTGGTGGGTATGATTTTCAGGGGATGACGCGATGA
- a CDS encoding MarR family winged helix-turn-helix transcriptional regulator produces MAFYTTSEFGPDCSLGYLARRIHQIGQSLIEPVFAAEGLSGTQWSALMSMMAGRAATCADLARDLSHDKGATTRLVDVMEQNGWVTRSRASDDRRVLNLELTPDGEAVAIRCRDRIIEYWNTLLTGWDRTEIEMLIELMQKLRTTLDDALTEGRRA; encoded by the coding sequence ATGGCGTTCTACACTACATCGGAATTCGGGCCCGACTGTTCGCTCGGCTACCTCGCGCGGCGGATCCATCAGATCGGCCAGAGCCTGATCGAGCCGGTGTTCGCGGCGGAGGGCTTGTCGGGCACGCAGTGGTCAGCGCTCATGTCGATGATGGCGGGCCGTGCGGCGACGTGCGCCGACCTTGCGCGCGATCTGTCGCACGACAAGGGCGCGACGACTCGGCTGGTCGATGTGATGGAGCAAAACGGCTGGGTGACGCGGTCGCGGGCGAGTGATGACCGGCGGGTGCTCAATCTCGAGCTGACGCCCGATGGCGAAGCGGTCGCGATCCGGTGTCGCGATAGAATCATCGAATACTGGAATACTCTGCTGACGGGCTGGGATCGCACCGAGATCGAGATGCTGATCGAACTGATGCAGAAACTCCGCACGACGCTGGACGATGCTTTGACTGAAGGACGCCGAGCATGA
- the acnA gene encoding aconitate hydratase AcnA has translation MTAIGQDTLKTRTSLSTGGKSYDYYSLAKASEQLGDISRLPFSMKVLLENLLRFEDGVTVTREDIQAIVDWQKERRSDREIQYRPARVLMQDFTGVPCVVDLAAMRDAMTKLGGNPEKINPQVPVHLVIDHSVMVDEFGTPQAFHDNVDLEYERNIERYEFLKWGSKALDNFQVVPPGTGICHQVNLEYIGQAVWSSASSGDHGDGTMIAYPDTLVGTDSHTTMINGLGVLGWGVGGIEAEAAMLGQPVSMLIPEVVGFKLLGKLNEGITATDLVLTVTQMLRAKGVVGRFVEFFGPGLSSMTLADRATIANMAPEYGATCGFFPIDDKTLDYMRLTARSDENVELVEAYAKANGFWRDENAEDPVFTDTLELDMGTVVASLAGPKRPQDRVSLNKVDEVFNSDLHKLYHKEQPARVAVEGREHDIGDGDVVIAAITSCTNTSNPSVLVAAGLVARKANALGLKSKPWVKTSLAPGSQVVTDYLDKAGLTADLNALGFNLVGYGCTTCIGNSGPLAPAISAAINENDLVAASVLSGNRNFEGRVSPDVRANFLASPPLVVAYAIKGTVTTDMIETPLGQGSDGQDVYLRDIWPTNEEVRSTMDANIDASMFGARYGDVYAGDAKWREIDVTGSDTYQWRAGSTYVANPPYFDGLSMTPAPVQDIIDAKPLAILGDSITTDHISPAGSIKADSPAGRFLQEHQVSKADFNSYGARRGNHDVMMRGTFANIRIKNEMVPGVEGGMSKYDGEVMAIYDAAMRFKQDGTPLVIVAGKEYGTGSSRDWAAKGTNLLGVRAVITESFERIHRSNLVGMGVLPLQFAEGTDRKTLGLDGSETFTILDVASIRPRQDVTVKMTRADGTSETFQTKCRIDTVNELEYFLNGGILQYVLRKLAA, from the coding sequence ATGACTGCCATTGGCCAGGATACCCTCAAGACCCGCACCAGCCTGTCGACCGGCGGCAAGTCGTACGACTATTACAGCCTCGCCAAGGCGTCCGAACAGCTCGGCGACATCAGCCGCCTGCCCTTCTCGATGAAGGTGCTGCTCGAGAACCTGCTCCGCTTCGAGGACGGCGTGACGGTCACGCGCGAGGACATCCAGGCGATCGTCGACTGGCAGAAGGAGCGTCGCAGCGACCGCGAGATCCAGTATCGCCCCGCGCGCGTGCTGATGCAGGATTTCACCGGCGTGCCTTGCGTCGTCGATCTCGCGGCGATGCGCGATGCGATGACCAAGCTCGGCGGCAACCCCGAGAAGATCAACCCGCAGGTCCCCGTCCATCTCGTCATCGATCACTCTGTGATGGTCGACGAGTTCGGCACGCCGCAGGCGTTCCACGATAACGTCGACCTGGAATATGAGCGCAACATCGAGCGTTACGAGTTCCTGAAATGGGGCAGCAAGGCGCTCGACAATTTCCAGGTCGTCCCCCCCGGCACCGGCATCTGCCACCAGGTGAACCTCGAATATATCGGCCAGGCCGTCTGGTCTTCGGCATCGTCCGGCGATCACGGTGATGGCACGATGATCGCGTACCCGGACACGCTGGTCGGCACCGACAGCCACACGACGATGATCAACGGTCTCGGCGTGCTCGGCTGGGGCGTCGGCGGGATCGAGGCCGAGGCCGCGATGCTCGGCCAGCCCGTGTCGATGCTGATCCCCGAAGTCGTCGGCTTCAAGCTGCTCGGCAAGCTGAACGAGGGCATCACCGCCACCGATCTGGTGCTCACCGTCACGCAGATGCTGCGCGCCAAGGGCGTGGTCGGCCGCTTCGTCGAGTTCTTCGGCCCAGGCCTGTCGTCGATGACGCTCGCCGACCGTGCGACGATCGCCAACATGGCGCCGGAATACGGCGCGACCTGCGGCTTCTTCCCGATCGACGATAAGACGCTCGATTACATGCGCCTCACCGCGCGCTCGGACGAGAATGTCGAGCTGGTCGAGGCCTATGCCAAGGCCAACGGCTTCTGGCGCGACGAGAACGCCGAGGACCCCGTCTTCACCGACACGCTCGAACTCGACATGGGCACCGTCGTCGCCTCGCTTGCCGGCCCGAAGCGCCCGCAGGACCGCGTCAGCCTCAACAAGGTCGACGAGGTGTTCAACAGCGACCTCCACAAGCTGTACCACAAGGAGCAGCCCGCGCGCGTCGCGGTCGAGGGTCGCGAGCATGACATCGGCGACGGCGACGTCGTGATCGCCGCGATCACGAGCTGCACCAACACGTCGAACCCGTCGGTGCTGGTCGCCGCTGGCCTCGTCGCACGCAAGGCGAACGCTTTGGGCCTCAAGTCCAAGCCTTGGGTGAAGACCTCGCTGGCCCCCGGTTCGCAGGTCGTCACCGACTATCTCGACAAGGCGGGCCTCACCGCCGACCTGAATGCGCTCGGCTTCAACCTCGTCGGCTATGGCTGCACCACCTGCATCGGCAATTCGGGTCCGCTGGCCCCTGCCATCTCGGCGGCGATCAACGAGAACGACCTCGTTGCCGCGTCGGTCCTTTCGGGCAACCGCAACTTCGAGGGCCGCGTGTCGCCGGACGTCCGCGCCAACTTCCTCGCCTCGCCGCCGCTCGTCGTCGCCTATGCGATCAAGGGCACCGTCACGACCGACATGATCGAGACGCCGCTGGGTCAGGGGTCCGACGGCCAGGACGTGTATCTGCGCGACATCTGGCCGACCAACGAGGAAGTCCGCAGCACGATGGACGCGAACATCGACGCGTCGATGTTCGGTGCGCGCTACGGCGACGTCTATGCGGGCGACGCCAAGTGGCGCGAGATCGACGTCACGGGGTCGGACACGTACCAGTGGCGTGCAGGGTCGACCTATGTCGCCAACCCGCCCTACTTCGACGGCCTGTCGATGACCCCCGCCCCCGTGCAGGACATCATCGACGCCAAGCCGCTCGCGATCCTCGGCGATTCGATCACCACCGATCACATCTCGCCCGCCGGTTCGATCAAGGCGGACAGCCCCGCCGGCCGCTTCCTCCAGGAGCATCAGGTCAGCAAGGCCGACTTCAACAGCTATGGCGCCCGTCGCGGCAACCATGACGTGATGATGCGCGGCACCTTCGCCAACATCCGCATCAAGAACGAGATGGTCCCCGGCGTCGAAGGCGGCATGTCGAAGTATGACGGCGAGGTCATGGCGATCTACGACGCGGCCATGCGCTTCAAGCAGGACGGCACGCCGCTCGTGATCGTCGCCGGCAAGGAATATGGCACCGGCTCGTCGCGCGACTGGGCCGCGAAGGGCACGAACCTGTTGGGCGTCCGCGCGGTTATCACCGAGAGCTTCGAGCGTATCCACCGTTCGAACCTGGTCGGCATGGGCGTGCTGCCGTTGCAGTTCGCCGAAGGCACCGATCGTAAGACGCTCGGCCTCGACGGCTCGGAAACGTTCACGATCCTCGACGTGGCGAGCATCCGCCCGCGTCAGGACGTGACGGTCAAGATGACCCGCGCCGACGGCACGAGCGAGACGTTCCAGACCAAGTGCCGGATCGATACCGTCAACGAGCTGGAATATTTTCTCAACGGCGGCATCCTCCAGTACGTCCTCCGCAAGCTGGCCGCGTAA
- a CDS encoding S-methyl-5'-thioadenosine phosphorylase → MSGWMIGIIGGSGVYAVDGIEDGRWQIVETPWGAPSDAIYTGRVGHVGVAFLPRHGRGHCISPSELNARANIDALKRLGVTDVLAVSSVGSLVEQRPPGSFTVVDQFIDRTKGRVSSFFGTGLVAHVSMADPVCPRLSRYAADAAREAGAQVDDGGTYLAMEGPQFSTRAESRLYRQWGCDVIGMTAMPEAKLAREAELPYALVGMVTDYDCWREDEAGVDVAQVVAQLGANAAKARAMVMALLRSLPVERDGSPIDICLDSAIITARDARDPAMLAKLDAVAGRALSV, encoded by the coding sequence ATGAGCGGCTGGATGATCGGGATCATCGGCGGCTCGGGGGTGTACGCGGTCGACGGCATCGAGGACGGCCGCTGGCAGATAGTGGAGACGCCGTGGGGGGCGCCGTCCGATGCGATCTATACCGGGCGTGTCGGGCATGTCGGCGTCGCGTTCCTGCCACGGCATGGTCGAGGGCACTGCATCTCCCCTTCCGAGCTCAACGCCCGCGCGAACATCGACGCGTTGAAGCGGCTCGGCGTGACCGATGTTTTAGCCGTGTCCTCGGTAGGGTCACTGGTTGAGCAACGCCCGCCCGGCAGCTTCACTGTCGTCGACCAGTTCATTGACCGCACCAAGGGCCGCGTCTCGAGCTTCTTCGGCACCGGCCTTGTCGCGCACGTCTCGATGGCGGACCCGGTATGTCCCCGGCTTTCGCGCTACGCGGCGGACGCCGCGCGCGAGGCCGGCGCACAGGTCGACGACGGCGGCACCTATCTAGCGATGGAAGGCCCGCAATTCTCCACGCGGGCCGAAAGCCGCCTTTACCGGCAATGGGGTTGCGACGTGATCGGCATGACCGCGATGCCCGAGGCAAAGCTCGCACGCGAGGCGGAGCTTCCCTACGCGCTGGTCGGCATGGTGACGGATTACGATTGTTGGCGCGAGGACGAGGCGGGCGTCGATGTCGCGCAGGTCGTGGCGCAATTGGGGGCGAACGCGGCCAAGGCGCGGGCAATGGTGATGGCGTTGCTGCGGTCGCTGCCGGTTGAGCGGGACGGCTCGCCGATCGATATCTGCCTGGATAGCGCGATCATCACCGCGCGGGACGCTCGGGATCCTGCGATGTTGGCGAAGCTGGATGCAGTGGCGGGGCGGGCGCTTTCGGTGTGA
- a CDS encoding amino acid permease has protein sequence MASLFRRKIVTEQPPEHQLARTLSWPHLVAMGVGGIVGTGILTLIGVGAGLAGPAVILSFVIAGGICACAALAYAEMATMIPASGSAYTYSYVVLGELIAWVIGWSLILEYSLVVSTVAVGWSGYAAPLLRGAFGFPEALTLSPELGGILNVPAILIIAVVAGVLSFGTRESATLNAVLVGVKMIALTVFVFIALHYFNSANLHPFMPYGFPKAVQPDGAERGVMAAAAIIFFAFYGFDAISTAAEETKNPGRDLAIGIVGSMVACIAIYILVAVAAVGALSYTRFAGSAEPLALILREIGRPGFATFLGASAVVALPTVLLAFLFGQSRIFFTMARDGLLPLGLAKVSKRGAPVRITWITAAIVAVIAGLLPLAEIAALANAGTLAAFVAVCACMLVMRRRAPDAVRTFRAPAATLVGVIGILGCLYLFFSLPSKTQLYFGLWNVLGLAIYFVYARPRALAE, from the coding sequence TTGGCCAGTCTGTTTCGCCGAAAAATCGTCACCGAGCAGCCGCCCGAGCATCAGCTCGCGCGGACCCTGTCGTGGCCGCATCTGGTCGCGATGGGCGTTGGTGGGATCGTCGGCACCGGCATTCTGACGCTGATCGGCGTCGGGGCAGGGCTCGCCGGCCCCGCTGTTATCCTGTCGTTCGTCATTGCGGGCGGGATCTGTGCCTGCGCCGCGCTCGCTTATGCCGAAATGGCGACGATGATCCCCGCGTCGGGCAGCGCCTACACCTACAGCTATGTCGTGCTCGGCGAGCTGATCGCCTGGGTGATCGGCTGGAGCCTCATCCTCGAATATTCGCTGGTCGTATCGACCGTCGCGGTGGGCTGGTCGGGCTATGCCGCGCCACTGCTGCGCGGCGCGTTCGGCTTTCCCGAAGCGTTGACGCTCAGTCCCGAGCTTGGCGGCATCCTGAACGTGCCCGCGATCTTGATCATCGCGGTCGTCGCGGGCGTGCTGTCTTTCGGCACGCGCGAAAGTGCGACGCTGAACGCGGTGCTGGTGGGCGTGAAGATGATCGCGCTGACCGTGTTCGTGTTCATCGCGCTGCATTATTTCAACAGCGCCAACCTGCACCCGTTCATGCCCTACGGCTTCCCCAAGGCGGTGCAGCCCGATGGTGCAGAGCGCGGCGTGATGGCGGCGGCGGCGATCATCTTCTTCGCCTTCTACGGCTTCGACGCGATCTCCACTGCGGCGGAGGAGACGAAGAATCCCGGCCGCGACCTGGCGATCGGCATCGTCGGATCGATGGTGGCGTGCATCGCGATCTACATCCTCGTCGCGGTCGCGGCGGTGGGCGCGCTGTCGTACACGCGGTTCGCCGGCTCCGCCGAGCCGCTCGCGCTGATCCTGCGCGAGATCGGACGGCCAGGGTTCGCGACCTTCCTCGGCGCCTCCGCAGTCGTCGCATTACCGACCGTGCTGCTCGCGTTCCTGTTCGGCCAGAGCCGGATCTTCTTCACGATGGCGCGTGACGGGTTGCTGCCGCTTGGCCTCGCCAAGGTGTCGAAGCGCGGTGCGCCAGTGCGGATAACCTGGATCACGGCGGCGATTGTCGCGGTGATCGCCGGCCTTTTGCCGCTCGCCGAGATCGCCGCGCTTGCCAACGCCGGCACGCTCGCCGCGTTCGTCGCGGTCTGTGCGTGCATGCTGGTGATGCGCCGCCGTGCGCCCGATGCTGTGCGCACGTTCCGCGCGCCCGCCGCGACGCTGGTGGGCGTCATCGGCATCCTCGGGTGCCTGTATCTGTTCTTTAGCCTGCCCTCCAAGACGCAGCTGTATTTCGGGCTCTGGAACGTGCTCGGGTTGGCGATCTACTTCGTCTACGCGCGGCCGCGGGCGCTGGCCGAGTGA